A region of Neovison vison isolate M4711 chromosome 7, ASM_NN_V1, whole genome shotgun sequence DNA encodes the following proteins:
- the LOC122914485 gene encoding olfactory receptor 6Q1 — protein MQPYSPNWTHVTEFVMVGFVGVHEARLLFFTLFLTMYLFTLVENLAIILVVALNHRLRRPMYFFLTHLSCLEIWYTSVTVPKMLAGFIGVGGGKNISYAGCLSQLFIFTFLGATECFLLAAMAYDRYVAICMPLRYGALVSWGTCIRLAAACWLGGLLTPILPIYLMSQLTFCGPNVIDHFFCDASPLLALSCSDVTLKETTDFLVSLVVLLASSTVISVSYGNIVWTLLHIRSAAERRKAFSTCVAHLTVVSLFYGTLFFMYVRTKVASSINFNKVVSVFYSIVTPMLNPLIYSLRNKEVKGALGRVFSFRSWGGQ, from the coding sequence ATGCAGCCATACTCCCCAAACTGGACCCACGTAACAGAGTTTGTCATGGTGGGTTTTGTTGGGGTGCATGAAGCACGCCTCCTCTTCTTTACACTCTTTCTCACCATGTACCTGTTCACCTTGGTGGAGAACTTGGCCATCATTTTGGTGGTGGCTTTGAACCATCGGCTACGAAGacccatgtatttcttcctgaCGCACCTGTCTTGCCTTGAAATTTGGTATACTTCAGTGACAGTGCCTAAGATGCTGGCTGGTTTTATTGGGGTTGGTGGGGGCAAGAATATCTCCTATGCTGGGTGCCTGTCCCAGCTCTTCATCTTTACCTTCCTGGGGGCAACCGAGTGTTTCCTACTGGCTgccatggcctatgaccgctatgtggccatttgTATGCCACTCCGATATGGGGCCTTGGTGTCGTGGGGCACCTGTATCCGTCTGGCAGCTGCCTGTTGGCTGGGGGGCCTCCTCACACCTATTTTGCCTATCTACCTCATGTCCCAGCTGACATTCTGTGGCCCCAATGTCATCGACCACTTCTTCTGTGATGCCTCACCCCTGCTAGCCTTGTCCTGCTCAGATGTCACCCTGAAGGAGACCACAGATTTTCTAGTCTCTCTGGTGGTGCTTCTGGCCTCCTCTACGGTCATTTCTGTGTCCTACGGCAATATCGTCTGGACGTTGCTGCACATCCGTTCAGCTGCTGAGCGCAGAAAGGCCTTCTCCACTTGTGTGGCTCACCTGACTGTGGTGAGCCTCTTCTATGGCACTCTTTTCTTTATGTATGTCCGGACCAAAGTGGCCTCCTCCATCAACTTCAACAAGGTGGTGTCTGTCTTCTACTCCATTGTCACACCAATGCTCAACCCCCTCATCTACAGTCTTCGGAACAAGGAGGTGAAGGGAGCTCTGGGCCGAGTCTTTTCCTTCAGGTCTTGGGGAGGTCAGTGA